A part of Kryptolebias marmoratus isolate JLee-2015 linkage group LG8, ASM164957v2, whole genome shotgun sequence genomic DNA contains:
- the si:dkey-151g10.3 gene encoding serine/threonine-protein kinase WNK1 isoform X1, whose protein sequence is MATDPGEPTGTEDSSEKPDGQKEEAKEQKGRTDQQKDGTLGAPLDSPSSQAQRERETRGDDGIRKGGGEGGGEKDETFQECEETPVLVPKPVIPGDTGQKPLKREKRFFRKSVEICETDDEVALPPEAPHSAPHLELRSAETGFSKAQQQGAATSRAAPGHGPSQGHEAEKDASSSVPTPSVRERDREQEEEAEMKAVATSPGGRFLKFDIELGRGAFKTVYKGLDTETWVEVAWCELQDRKLTKAEQQRFKEEAEMLKGLQHPNIVRFYDSWESVLRGKKCIVLVTELMTSGTLKTYLKRFKVMKPKVLRSWCRQILKGLHFLHTRTPPIVHRDLKCDNIFITGPTGSVKIGDLGLATLMRTSFAKSVIGTPEFMAPEMYEEHYDESVDVYAFGMCMLEMATSEYPYSECQNAAQIYRKVTSGIKPASFDKVNDPEIKEIIEGCIRQNKSQRLSIRDLLNHAFFAEDTGVRVELAEEDTGIQDCLALRIWVEDPKKLKGKHKDNEAIEFSYDLENDSAEEVALEMVKSGFFHESDAKVVGKSIRDRVNLIKKSRERRQQQLLQQGLEERRDSTITSYPFSYPSCPSSLMLGTGGLTGGGETGAAGGVQESEELPEVDQHVRQQHIFSATTLSLPEGESHGSASCESYASGQSQAHSQQGESYSHSQITLPLMAASTGALVNPQMLSIGEGGSGSNVPLGQSVSMPISKSEGGPVAQTFLQPNAMVPQVSPSVPQQYFQSQTFPSDAFQTAIPHGSAAPSQTFIPPVSPQAPINVFTTSMPVSDAIGQAGTIVPQTQQIQHPAMPMQHTDIITHAAPPQTQPVMISQHSIIPQQQRGMDPQTCTLQQQPQRQMKAQVTLVEQQVTAIHLPPGQDQQSLSAAAIQKCQLEPEQQTFVQQPVQRVQPASQQHVMSTQTAMAVPQQPAEQHQAFKQQLYAQQQLDQQQQATLFQQQEQQAQLQQQKPLQYKQLVDQQQQVPAQQDQSVQAYLQHQKEQQQQQHLSLQQQQQIQSYQQIGQHQDRTKTETEMQRQSGEQQLQFQQAQQKNEQLQQQNATQQREQQLLIQQDLQKQLLQQEQQQVQLKQHVEQQQQVLLQLQLEQQHQQVLLQQQQANLLQQQAQMKHQIKEQQQQQQAAVIQPPQTEKHEPVHVPQSNSELQIQQQTANIQQLRLPQLNTCQFAQQQQPVVAHHQHHTSTVEPHLSVGVPSCTETVQRQTHVISPTPVPVTIQAPQIPHQTSPAVLTQHGQVHLQKQEQFPVQFLAQSVPRAPQPATEASGTSPAAMISGQMQQMQVYQIQQVPLQANYPGPVTPTQGQVAAQPLIQTQPQHTAILQSQQVPGQIPKVDIQMIGQQHQSTAQSLAAVASVFSPIQHETCVQQNVQMPSLSQSNLRQEAQGQAPYQVHPQPTGGFLTPQYVPQSTHQSMPSLLHDMTHTSQQQVCQQQTLQYQQVLLSPGSAGEAKTGGLAVDPTCLPVTPHPVQVGQGEDLSQTTTHPVVQAQQQSTRSSVDSSVVQPMSQSLMSQSIEHYQQQLQSLSQVHQPPAQPTAHSQLLAQLIQIPMPQPSQQDLTALNTEGQLPPQGPPTSHVMIQPSALIGASNVAETQSQSRTLPLYSHLVAGCPPSPQHQPAHTHTQTSNQVQTHSQTQTQVHTQSHSHTQTHNEAAVRAQQMSLSSSNASCPSAPPPSLPSQHPTPAPATELPPPSAVAQVALKRQAEFIPTSPSPVTALQSLDSNAPKLFQASLQDCDISLQGVTQDGPLNTSAESSSGTLPANGDDSLHLSANGKLEKSKAQKRASILRPEKGSHPFQLSMLQVSSKGDNMVECQLETHSNKMVTFKFDIEEDTPEDIADYMVEEDFVLDTEKEKFVEELKAIVQKAQKILQTHSQTGSTDQLIVSTPTSSIDSVPQSSPVGRWRFFINQTIRHRDSLSSQGTVTPPPTSEARIPQSPQRDKVVEDDGSQSLESCTTMVSPPHTTRSSASPSVSTASAPASTALPVSVAVATASETISGPASVPLIASSCLELPVSTAAPTDQILSSLLANAIPPVADAPPLSTAPAAVSPSPTPMFPGNFTAPVTSVCSAAAVTQSSASFQSPFPLEVMSSAVNQLAMEQQQTFAQVATSQSRQAPMTQQLQAVHFEKELQQAASQQQPLQHQGNQEQMLLQQERPPQQSFQQLQQHQLMETQMPLQQQLTEAQMLSMPGNTELLHQLLPLLPVQQTQPQQTSPFAPQLLQQTQFQQSPQQVSASLSYLVTQQQEQQQQQLNLQQTIHLQQQQMMQLQQQQHQLLMGAAAQNQLLSSSVSQQLVQQQTQLNVTSMPQQQILHQNQGPVELLQHVQSQKVLQHPEQQQEMVKAMDTPQKQQQFPMQKQSSLQMSESEVSAGETSVTEDTGSYSAHFHPSSDSSLPPLHLSSAEAHLPNLSLAMTPSPAQPSSVAESDSEGPPKMGFVDNRIKTLDEKLRNLLYQEYSGGATHTGAASAPVSATSTSAGGDESSEPQALQLLSFHPPASSSDTSPYASSSTTSSTTPRSSSTSPDPERGEEGKEASTDMPNLVQLSPVEQQPGPSLPSTSASSSPHPSLLPPSHDESAGPHSPLVPGEPTVFALPPHSDTSATGDASWPPNQHLIPLHQGQQQHNAGGGYFGLNLTCPSIRNPVSKKSWTRKFKNWACKLRHSAILFKKPRVPQDGHSISQPLEADNKETSLSSSQSHKGRFQVTPVLQTSPPKVAASSHGSMHRKVGRFSVTKTETKKEDRHTDSSPVSPDLERARRKSQTKEWDKEDSKRTPSVARGLGHSHSQLGSSDDDDGSELEDEELRKELHKLREKHIREVVSLQAQQNRELQELYKQLRSLKDQRQSLPASLCRTPPLPVAPPVLSPRRPRPAKIKLRPRPHSHMDNNGVTRSGIQQSSSFSGGEQGRLSPFCHPELQTSVPAKTDHSPSRKSTFTDELHKLVDNWTKEVVGPAQTKPSLNQIKQIQQVQGGWSQSAEAAPPGWFPAAQLSPQAPPAPAGLTVAASSHYTGGGSLTTLPSPGPPPSQTHMAQVPQMQQSLHLHQPGPLLQMPYQQSPLCQPRMQTSMHSPTQPAILLPQSATQSQLLLPSQVPTSPVTTAMSLLQGSGTNVVTDSTAVVGAVFCSPSSQSTTCSPSCSTAAVPSSAKIHPAPPASTLPLGQK, encoded by the exons GACCGCAAGCTGACCAAAGCGGAGCAGCAACGCTTTAAGGAGGAGGCGGAGATGTTGAAAGGCCTTCAGCATCCCAACATAGTTCGCTTCTATGACTCTTGGGAGTCTGTGCTCCGTGGAAAGAAGTGCATTGTTCTGGTCACAGAGCTCATGACGTCAGGAACACTCAAAAC TTATCTGAAGCGTTTCAAGGTGATGAAACCCAAGGTCCTAAGGAGTTGGTGCAGGCAAATTCTGAAGGGTCTTCACTTCCTGCACACCAGAACTCCACCGATTGTCCATCGGGATCTTAAATGTGACAACATCTTCATAACGGGCCCCACAGGATCAGTCAAGATAGGTGACCTGGGACTAGCCACTCTTATGAGGACCTCATTTGCCAAAAGTGTCATAG GAACCCCGGAGTTCATGGCTCCAGAGATGTATGAGGAGCACTACGATGAGTCTGTGGATGTGTATGCCTTTGGGATGTGTATGCTGGAGATGGCTACTTCAGAATATCCCTACTCTGAATGCCAAAATGCTGCTCAGATCTATCGCAAAGTCACAAGT gGTATAAAGCCAGCCAGCTTCGATAAAGTAAATGATCCCGAAATCAAGGAGATCATTGAGGGCTGCATACGTCAGAACAAAAGCCAGAG ACTCTCTATCAGAGACCTCCTGAACCATGCATTCTTTGCAGAAGACACGGGGGTCCGAGTGGAGCTGGCAGAGGAAGACACAGGCATACAGGACTGTCTGGCTCTCCGGATTTGGGTTGAAGATCCGAAGAAGCTGAAGGGGAAGCACAAGGACAATGAGGCCATCGAGTTCAGCTACGATCTGGAGAATGATAGTGCTGAGGAAGTGGCTTTAGAAATG GTGAAGTCAGGTTTCTTCCATGAGAGTGATGCCAAGGTGGTGGGAAAATCCATCCGGGATCGAGTGAATCTAATTAAAAAGTCTAGAGAGCGTcgacagcagcagcttcttcagcaagGCCTTGAAGAACGAAGAGACTCCACCATAACCTCTTACCCATTTTCATATCCCTCCTGCCCATCCTCGCTGATGCTCGGGACGGGTGGTCTTACAGGAGGTGGAGaaacaggagctgcaggaggagttcAGGAGTCTGAGGAGCTGCCGGAAGTAGACCAGCATGTcaggcagcaacacattttcagTGCGACAACCCTTAGTCTGCCAG AAGGTGAGAGCCATGGGTCTGCCAGCTGTGAATCGTATGCCAGTGGACAGAGCCAGGCACACTCTCAGCAAGGGGAATCGTACTCCCACTCACAGATTACGCTCCCCCTTATGGCAGCT agcaCAGGTGCATTGGTTAATCCTCAGATGCTCAGCATTGGTGAGGGTGGAAGTGGTTCAAATGTGCCTCTTGGTCAGAGTGTTAGCATGCCCATAAGTAAAAGTGAAGGGGGTCCTGTTGCCCAGACATTTCTTCAACCCAACGCCATGGTTCCCCAGGTATCACCAAGTGTACCTCAGCAATATTTTCAG TCACAAACATTTCCATCAGATGCATTTCAGACTGCCATTCCTCATGGGTCAGCGGCCCCCTCACAGACATTTATACCCCCTGTTTCCCCACAAGCACCCATTAATGTGTTCACTACATCCATGCCAGTCAGTGATGCTATTGGACAAGCAGGGACCATTGTGCCCCAAACTCAGCAGATCCAACACCCTGCAATGCCCATGCAGCACACTGACATCATTACCCACGCCGCACCCCCACAAACACAGCCTGTCATGATCTCACAGCACTCCATTATCCCACAACAACAGAGAGGGATGGATCCCCAGACCTGCACTCTACAGCAGCAGCCACAAAGGCAAATGAAGGCCCAGGTGACTCTTGTTGAACAACAAGTTACTGCCATTCATCTGCCACCAGGGCAGGATCAACAGagcctttcagctgcagctatCCAGAAATGTCAACTGGAGCCTGAGCAGCAGACATTTGTACAGCAGCCTGTTCAACGTGTCCAACCAGCTTCTCAGCAGCATGTGATGTCTACACAAACAGCTATGGCAGTGCCACAGCAGCCAGCAGAGCAACATCAAGCTTTTAAACAGCAGTTGTATGCACAGCAACAGCTTGATCAGCAGCAACAAGCAACCCTCTTTCAACAACAGGAACAGCAGGCCCAGTTGCAACAGCAAAAACCACTGCAATACAAACAACTCGTGGATCAGCAGCAGCAAGTTCCTGCACAACAAGATCAATCAGTACAGGCATACTTACAACATCAGaaagagcagcaacagcagcagcatcttagcttacagcaacagcagcaaatCCAGTCATATCAACAAATTGGACAACACCAAGatagaacaaaaacagaaacagagatgCAACGACAAAGTGGAGAACAGCAGCTGCAATTTCAGCAGgcacaacagaaaaatgaacaactgCAACAGCAAAATGCAACCCAACAGAGGGAGCAACAACTATTAATACAACAAGATTTGcaaaagcagctgctgcaacaagAGCAGCAACAAGTGCAACTCAAGCAACatgtggagcagcagcagcaagttCTGTTGCAACTACAGTTAGAACAACAGCATCAGCAAGTTTTGttgcagcagcaacaagcaaATTTGTTACAGCAACAAGCTCAGATGAAGCACCAAattaaagagcagcagcagcagcaacaagctgctGTTATTCAGCCCcctcaaactgaaaaacatgaaCCTGTGCATGTTCCACAAAGCAACAGTGAGCTACAGATTCAGCAACAAACGGCTAATATACAACAGTTGCGTCTCCCACAACTTAACACCTGTCAGTTTGCCCAGCAGCAGCAACCAGTTGTTGCTCATCATCAGCACCACACCTCCACGGTGGAACCTCATCTTTCTGTTGGTGTTCCAAGTTGCACTGAAACAGTTCAGCGCCAAACTCATGTAATCTCTCCAACTCCGGTCCCAGTGACCATTCAGGCTCCGCAAATTCCCCACCAGACATCTCCCGCTGTCCTCACTCAGCACGGACAGGTTCATCTTCAAAAACAGGAACAGTTCCCAGTCCAGTTTTTAGCTCAGTCCGTACCCCGAGCTCCTCAGCCTGCGACTGAAGCCAGTGGAACTTCCCCAGCGGCAATGATCTCGGGACAAATGCAACAAATGCAAGTCTACCAGATCCAGCAAGTTCCTCTGCAAGCTAATTATCCTGGACCTGTAACTCCCACACAGGGTCAGGTAGCTGCTCAGCCATTAATCCAGACTCAACCTCAACATACAGCTATTCTGCAGTCCCAGCAAGTACCTGGCCAGATCCCAAAAGTTGATATTCAAATGATAGGCCAACAGCACCAAAGTACAGCTCAATCCTTAGCTGctgttgcttcagtttttagTCCAATACAGCATGAAACTTGTGTTCAGCAAAATGTCCAAATGCCTAGTCTTAGCCAATCCAATCTCCGACAGGAAGCTCAAGGCCAGGCACCCTACCAAGTGCATCCTCAGCCTACAGGTGGCTTTTTAACTCCCCAGTATGTCCCTCAATCTACTCACCAAAGCATGCCATCCTTACTGCATGATATGACTCATACTTCACAACAGCAAGTGTGTCAGCAGCAAACACTCCAGTATCAGCAGGTCCTTCTGTCTCCAGGCTCAGCTGGTGAAGCTAAAACTGGTGGTCTAGCAGTTGACCCTACCTGTCTTCCTGTCACTCCTCATCCTGTGCAGGTTGGACAAGGTGAAGATTTAAGCCAAACAACAACACATCCAGTTGTTCAGGCCCAGCAGCAGTCTACAAGAAGCTCTGTGGACTCCTCTGTCGTTCAGCCCATGTCCCAGTCATTGATGTCTCAGTCTATAGAGCATTACCAGcaacagctgcagagtttgtcTCAAGTGCACCAGCCCCCAGCCCAACCTACCGCACACTCCCAGTTACTGGCACAGCTCATCCAGATTCCTATGCCACAACCATCTCAGCAGGACTTAACAGCACTTAACACTGAAGGTCAGCTTCCTCCACAGGGTCCCCCTACTTCACATGTGATGATTCAGCCCTCTGCGCTGATAGGAGCCAGTAATGTCGCTGAGACCCAGTCACAGAGCAGGACGCTGCCTCTTTACAGTCACCTAGTGGCAGGCTGTCCTCCATCTCCACAGCATCAACCagctcatacacacacacaaactagcAATCAGGTCCAAACGCActctcagacacaaacacaagttcACACACAAAGTCACTCTCATACTCAGACACACAACGAGGCTGCTGTTCGTGCACAACAAATGTCCCTCAGCTCTTCAAATGCCTCGTGTCCCTCAGCACCACCGCCGTCTCTCCCATCCCAACATCCTACCCCAGCCCCTGCTACAgagcttcctcctccttcagcagtAGCCCAGGTAGCCTTAAAGAGGCAGGCCGAGTTTATTCCCACCTCTCCTTCACCTGTCACTGCGCTACAATCGCTTGACTCTAATGCTCCTAAACTGTTCCAAGCCTCGCTGCAAGACTGTGACATTTCTCTACAGGGCGTCACTCAG GATGGTCCACTGAATACAAGTGCAGAGTCTTCATCAGG GACTCTTCCAGCTAATGGTGACGACTCCCTGCATCTTTCAGCAAAtggaaaattagaaaaatcaaAGGCTCAGAAAAGAGCTTCCATACTGAGGCCTGAGAAAGGTTCCCATCCATTTCAACTGAGCATGCTCcag GTTTCCAGCAAAGGGGACAATATGGTAGAATGTCAGTTAGAAACTCACAGCAATAAGATGGTGACATTCAAGTTTGACATTGAAGAGGACACACCTGAAGATATTGCAGACTACATG GTTGAAGAGGACTTTGTTCTTGatacagaaaaagagaaatttgtAGAGGagcttaaagcaatagttcaaaAAGCCCAGAAAATTCTTCAGACACATTCACAG aCTGGATCAACCGACCAGTTAATTGTGAGCACTCCTACGAGCTCGA TAGACTCAGTGCCCCAGTCGTCTCCAGTGGGACGATGGCGCTTCTTTATCAACCAGACCATTCGCCATAGAGACTCCCTGTCCAGCCAGGGGACAGTCACACCCCCACCCACTTCAGAAGCCAGGATTCCACAATCTCCTCAACGAGACAAAG ttgTAGAAGATGATGGATCTCAAAGTCTTGAGTCTTGTACTACAATGGTTTCTCCCCCACACACAACTCGTTCTTCTGCCTCACCTTCAGTCTCTACTGCCTCGGCCCCTGCTTCCACAGCTCTTCCAGTCTCTGTGGCTGTGGCCACTGCTTCTGAAACCATCTCTGGGCCGGCCTCTGTCCCACTCATTGCCTCAAGCTGTCTTGAATTGCCAGTGTCCACTGCTGCTCCTACCGACCAGATACTTAGTTCTCTTTTAGCTAATGCAATACCACCTGTTGCAGACGCTCCCCCATTGTCcactgctcctgctgctgtgtCTCCCTCACCCACCCCCATGTTTCCTGGTAACTTTACTGCTCCCGTCACCAGTGTTTGCTCCGCTGCAGCAGTTACCCAGTCTTCAGCCTCTTTTCAGTCCCCTTTTCCGCTTGAAGTGATGTCTTCTGCAGTGAATCAGCTTGCCatggagcagcagcagacatTCGCCCAGGTGGCCACTTCACAATCACGGCAGGCTCCAATGACGCAACAGCTGCAAGCAGTGCATTTTGAAAAGGAGTTACAGCAGGCAGCATCCCAACAACAACCATTACAACATCAAGGCAATCAAGAACAAATGTTACTGCAGCAAGAACGACCACCCCAACAGTCTTTCCAGCAATTACAACAACATCAGCTAATGGAAACACAAATGCCACTTCAACAACAACTGACTGAAGCGCAAATGCTGTCTATGCCAGGTAATACAGAACTGTTACATCAGTTGCTGCCACTATTACCTGTACAGCAGACCCAGCCGCAGCAAACATCGCCGTTTGctccacagctgctgcaacagaCCCAGTTTCAGCAGTCACCACAACAGGTTAGTGCATCTCTATCTTATTTAGTGactcagcagcaggagcagcagcagcaacaattAAATCTGCAGCAGACAATACATTTACAACAACAGCAAATGATGCAGCTACAGCAACAGCAACATCAGCTGTTAATGGGTGCTGCTGCTCAGAACCAACTGTTGTCCTCATCCGTAAGTCAACAACTAGTTCAACAGCAGACACAGCTAAATGTCACCTCGATGCCACAACAGCAGATTCTGCATCAAAACCAAGGTCCTGTTGAGCTGCTACAACATGTTCAGTCGCAGAAAGTCCTGCAACACCCCGAGCAACAACAGGAGATGGTTAAAGCCATGGACACACcgcagaaacagcagcagtttcCAATGCAGAAGCAGTCATCTTTGCAGATGTCAGAGTCAGAGGTGTCCGCAGGTGAGACAAGTGTCACTGAAGACACTGGCAGCTATTCTGCTCATTTCCACCCTTCATCCGACTCCTCGCTGCCACCTCTCCATCTTTCCTCTGCTGAAGCCCACTTACCCAATCTCTCCCTCGCTATGACACCATCCCCCGCCCAGCCATCCTCTGTGGCTGAGTCAGACAGCGAAGGCCCCCCGAAAATGGGATTTGTTGACAACCGTATAAAGACTTTAGATGAGAAGTTGAGAAACCTGTTGTATCAGGAGTACAGCGGCGGGGCCACACATACTGGAGCTGCCTCTGCACCTGTGTCAGCTACCTCCACATCAGCTGGGGGTGATGAGTCATCTGAACCACAGGCCCTCCAGCTCTTATCTTTTCACCCACCTGCCTCTTCCTCCGACACCTCCCCCTATGCCTCGTCTTCTACTACCTCCTCCACCACTCCCCGCTCCTCTTCCACCTCTCCTGACCCAGAGAGGGGTGAAGAGGGAAAAGAAGCATCTACAGACATGCCCAACCTTGTGCAGTTGAGCCCAGTGGAGCAGCAGCCTGGTCCATCTCTCCCCTCCACTTCTGCCTCATCCTCTCCGCATccttctctcctccctcccaGTCATGATGAATCTGCCGGCCCCCACTCCCCACTTGTACCAGGAGAACCAACCGTATTT GCTCTACCCCCACACTCTGACACCAGTGCCACTGGAGACGCATCATGGCCCCCCAATCAGCACCTGATCCCCCTTCATCaaggacagcagcagcacaatGCAGGAGGTGGATATTTTGGCCTAAACCTGACATGTCCTAGTATCAGAAACCCGGTTAGCAAGAAATCCTGGACTCGAAAATTCAAAAACTGGGCATGCAAACTGCGCCACTCCGCCATCTTGTTCAAGAAGCCCAGAGTCCCACAAG ATGGACATTCAATCAGTCAGCCGCTTGAAGCGGATAACAAGGAGACATCATTGAGTTCATCTCAGTCGCACAAAGGGCGGTTTCAG GTGACACCAGTGCTCCAGACATCTCCCCCAAAGGTTGCTGCGTCAAGCCATGGGAGTATGCACAGGAAAGTGGGACGCTTCTCTGTAACCAAGACGGAGACGAAGAAAGAGGACAGGCACACTGACAGCTCACCTGTGTCTCCTGACCTGGAAAGAGCGAGAAGGAAATCTCAGACCAAGGAATGGGATAAAGAAGACAGTAAGAGGACCCCATCAGTGGCCCGAGGACTTGGACACAGCCACTCACAGCTGGGCAGCAGTGACGATGACGACGGGAGTGAGCTGGAGGATGAAGAGCTGAGAAAAGAGCTACACAAACTCAGAGAAAA GCACATCAGAGAGGTTGTTTCTCTTCAGGCCCAGCAGAACAGAGAGCTACAGGAACTTTACAAACAACTCCGTTCTCTTAAAGACCAAAGACAGAGTCTGCCCGCCTCCCTGTGCCGAACCCCTCCTCTTCCTGTGGCACCTCCTGTCCTCTCTCCACGCAGGCCAAGGCCAGCCAAAATCAAGCTTCGGCCCCGACCTCACTCTCACATGGACAACAATGGAGTGACGCGCTCTG GGATTCAGCAGTCAAGTAGTTTTTCAGGTGGCGAGCAGGGTCGACTGTCACCATTCTGCCACCCAGAGCTTCAAACTTCAGTGCCTGCTAAAACAG atCACAGTCCGTCAAGGAAAAGCACATTCACAGATGAACTTCACAAGCTTGTTGATAATTGGACGAAGGAGGTGGTGGGCCCTGCTCAGACCAAGCCTTCACTGAATCAGATCAAGCAGATCCAGCAGGTGCAGGGAGGCTGGAGCCAGTCAGCGGAG GCCGCGCCTCCAGGTTGGTTTCCAGCAGCCCAGCTGAGCCCCCAGGCACCTCCGGCCCCTGCAGGCTTGACGGTGGCAGCCTCCTCTCATTACACAGGGGGAGGAAGCCTGACAACCCTCCCCTCCCCAGGACCCCCACCTTCACAAACTCACATGGCTCAAGTGCCACAGATGCAGCAAAGTTTACACCTCCATCAGCCTGGCCCCCTCCTGCAGATGCCCTATCAGCAGTCCCCTTTGTGCCAGCCTCGGATGCAAACCTCCATGCATTCACCGACACAGCCCGCTATTCTGCTGCCCCAGTCAGCAACACAAAGccaactgctgctgccttccCAAGTTCCCACATCACCGGTGACCACAGCCATGTCCCTGCTGCAGGGCAGTGGCACCAACGTAGTCACTGATAGCACTGCTGTTGTCGGGGCGGTGTTTTGCTCCCCTTCCTCTCAGTCGACGACCTGTTCCCCATCTTGTTCAACTGCTGCTGTACCTTCCAGTGCCAAAATTCACCCAGCGCCCCCCGCTTCCACTCTTCCTCTGGGACAGAAATGA